A single window of Podarcis raffonei isolate rPodRaf1 chromosome 9, rPodRaf1.pri, whole genome shotgun sequence DNA harbors:
- the NUP54 gene encoding nucleoporin p54: MAFNFGPAAGAAAAPNPAGAFGGFGTANTTAGSTFSFSAPTNTGAGGLFSATQNKGFGFGTGFGTGTGLGTGLGTGLGFGAFSTQQQQQPTLGSLFSQPAQAPAQSNQLINTASALSAPTLLGDERDAILAKWNQLQAFWGTGKGYFNNSIAPVEFSQENPFCRFKAVGYSCMSNNKDEDGLVALVFNKKEAEIRSQQQQLVESVHKILGSNQTLTVNVEGVKTMPDDQTEVVIYVVERSPNGTSRRVPSTTLYAHFEQANVKNQLQQLGVTLIMARTELSPAQVKQLLQNPPAGVDPIIWEQAKVDNPDPEKLIPVPMVGFKELLRRLKVQDQMTKQHQTRLDIISEDISELQKNQTTTMAKIAQYKRKLMDLSHRTLQVLIKQEIQRKSGYAIQADEEQLRVQLDTIQCELNAPTQFKGRLNELMSQIRMQNHFGAVRSEERYYIDADLLREIKQHLKQQQEGLSHLISIVKDDLEDIKLIEHGLNESLPIRGGVFS, translated from the exons ATGGCTTTCAACTTCGGGCCAGCCGCCGGCGCTGCAGCCGCCCCCAACCCTGCGG GGGCCTTTGGAGGATTTGGGACAGCAAACACCACAGCTGGATCTACGTTCAGCTTCTCGGCACCTACCAACACCGGGGCTGGTG GGTTGTTTAGTGCTACCCAGAACAAGGGGTTTGGATTTGGTACTGGCTTCGGGACAGGTACCGGCCTTGGCACAGGTTTGGGAACTGGTTTGGGATTTGGAGCCTTCagcacccagcagcagcagcaaccaa CCCTAGGAAGCCTCTTCAGTCAGCCGGCTCAAGCCCCTGCCCAGTCTAACCAGCTGATAAACACAGCAAGTGCCCTTTCTGCACCCACACTGTTGGGAGATGAGCGAGATGCTATTTTGGCCAAGTGGAACCAGCTGCAGGCATTTTGGGGCACAGGCAAAGGATATTTCAACAACAGCATTGCCCCAGTGGAGTTCTCGCAGGAAAACCCCTTCTGCAGGTTTAAG GCTGTTGGCTATAGCTGCATGTCCAACAACAAGGATGAAGATGGCTTGGTAGCACTGGTCTTCAACAAGAAGGAAGCAGAAATTcgaagccagcagcagcagcttgtggAATCTGTGCACAAAATCTTAGGTTCAAACCAGACTCTCACAGTCAACGTGGAAGGTGTGAAGACCATGCCAGATGATCA GACTGAAGTAGTCATCTATGTTGTTGAGCGATCTCCAAATGGGACTTCCAGGCGAGTCCCCTCTACCACTCTGTATGCACACTTTGAACAAGCGAATGTCAAAAACCAGCTGCAGCAGCTTGGAGTCACCCTCATCATGGCCAGGACAGAGCTTTCTCCAGCGCAGGTCAAGCAGCTGCTACAGAATCCTCCTGCAG GAGTTGATCCAATCATTTGGGAACAGGCCAAAGTTGACAATCCAGATCCTGAAAA GCTGATTCCAGTGCCGATGGTTGGTTTCAAAGAACTGCTGAGGAGGTTGAAAGTCCAAGACCAAATGACAAAGCAGCATCAAACCAGATTAGAT ATAATATCAGAAGACATAAGTGAGCTTCAGAAAAACCAGACTACAACGATGGCCAAAATAGCTCAGTACAAGCGGAAGCTAATGGATCTTTCACACAGAACATTGCAG GTGTTAATCAAGCAAGAGATCCAGAGGAAAAGCGGCTATGCCATCCAAGCCGATGAGGAGCAGCTTCGCGTACAGTTGGATACGATCCAGTGTGAACTCAATGCTCCCACGCAGTTCAAG GGCCGGCTGAATGAGTTGATGTCCCAGATCAGAATGCAGAACCATTTTGGAGCTGTGAGATCGGAAGAGAGGTACTACATCGATGCAGACCTCTTGCGGGAAATTAAACAG cATCTGAAGCAGCAACAAGAAGGGCTCAGTCACCTGATCAGCATTGTAAAAGATGACCTGGAAGATATAAAGCTCATAGAACATGGATTAAATGAGAGCTTACCTATCAGAGGAGGGGTGTTCAGTTGA